GCGTTCCTGCTGTTCCGGGGTGCCGTGGGCGAGGAGGGAGGGGACGACCCAGGTGGCGATGCCGAGTCCGGCGACGGTGATGCCGGCCTCGTCGAGTTCGCGCTGGACGGCGAGCTGCTGGAGCGGGCCCGCGCCGAGGCCGTACGGCTCCGGGAGGTGCGGGGCGGCGTAGCCGGTGGGTGCGAGGGCGCGGCGGGCGGCGGCCGGGTCGAGTCCGGCGGCGGGGGCGAGCGCCGCCCGGGCGGCGGCGCGGTACGGCTCGGCGGCGGGCGGCAGGTCGAGGCGGAGGCCGCGGCGGAGGCCGGTGGCGGCGTGCCGGAGGGCGTCGAGCCGGAACCGGTCGCCGGTGCCGAGGAGCTGGCGGGCGACGAGGGCGCGGCGGAGCAGGATGTGGGCGTCGTGTTCCCAGGTGAAGCCGATGCCGCCGAGGATCTGGATGCAGTCCTTGGCGCAGCCGTACGCGGCGTCGAGGGCGGTGGCGGCGGCGAGGGCGGCGACGAGGGGCCGCGCGGGGTCGTGGACGGCGCGGGCGGCGTCCCAGGCGAGGGCGCGGGCCTGTTCGAGCCGGACGAGCATGTCGGCACAGAGGTGTTTGACGCCCTGAAAGCGCCCGATGGGCCGGCCGAACTGTTCGCGGGTGCGGGCGTGTTCGGCGGCGGTCTCGACGGCGCGGGCGGCGGTGCCGCAGGCGTCGGCGGCGAAGAGGACGGCGGCGAGGTCGTGCGCGAGCCCGGTGTCGAGGCCGAGCGTCCGGTCGGCGGGCACGGGGAGGGCGGCGGCGGTGACCTCGGCGGTGGGCCGGGTGGGGTCGGCGGAGGCGTGGGGGCGGACGGTGGGCCCCGGTCCGCCGGAGGGGTGGGTGTCGACGGCGAGCCAGACGGTGCCGTCGGCGGTGGCGGCCTGGAGGAGGAGCAGGTCGGCGTGGGTGGCGCCGAGGACGGGGGGCGCGGTGCCGTCGAGGACGTACCCGGTGCCGGTCCGGACGGCGGTGAGCGTACCGGTGCCGCCGAGCGCGACGGCGCCGATCCGGCGGCCCTCGGCGAGGTCCGCGACGAGGCCGCCGAACTCTCCTGCCCGGTGCAGGAGTTCGGTGGCGAGGACGGACGACAGGTAGGGGCCGGGGAGGAGGGCGCGGGCGGTCTCCTCCACCACGACGGCGAGGTCGTCGAGGCCGCCGCCCCCGCCTCCGTACTCCTCGGGTACGTGGATCCCCAGGAGGCCCTGCGCGGCGGCGGCGTCCCAGTGTCCGGGCCGGCCGGCCGGCGGCTCGGGCGCGTCGAGCCACCGGCGGAGCTCCTCGGGGGGTGCGGCGCGGGTGAGCCAGGCGCGGACGGACCGGGCGAGGTCCCGCTGTTCGTGCGTGATGGCGATACCCATGGCGCGCAGACTAGAACACGTTACATTCTGACGGAAGGTCAGATACGCGGTCTCGTGGAGGACTTCGCCGGGAAGTCGGACACGGAGCGGATTCCGGCGCCCCAGGGCGGGACGGGCGCCAGGTCGTTTCTTTCGGATCAGGCCGGATCAGGGAGCGGCGGAGGGTGGGGCCAGGCGTCGCGAGCCCGGCATGATCCGGAAGAGACGGCCTAGTCCGCGTCCGACCCCGGCGACTCCGGCTCGGGCTCCGCGGGCTTCGTCAGCAGGATCTCCCGGGCCTGTTCGGCGGCGCGGACGATCCCTTCGCTCACGAAGTCCATGAAGCGGGCGACGTTCTCCAGGCGGGCGGCGGCCGGGGTGCCGGGACCGAGGACGGCGACGCCCTGCCGGGCGATCTCGACCATCTGCTCGTTGGCCTTGGCGGCGGCGATCATCGACTGGTACCAGAGCTCGTCGTCGACGATGTACCGCTCGCGGCGGCGGTCGTCGCGCTCGCGGCGGATCAGGCTCTGGCTCTCCAGGAAGGCGACGGCCTTGGAGATGGACCCGGCGCTGACCTGGAGCCGCTCGCCGAGTTCGCCGGCGGTGAGACTGCCCGCGTCGGTGGCGTAGAGGGCGGCGAGGACGCGGGCCGTCATGCGGGGCAGACCGCTCTGCATGAAGACGGTGGCGAACGCCTCCTCGTAGTCGCGCACGGCCGTGGCGTCGCGCCCGTCGCCCCGCGCGACGGGCCGGGCGTCGCCGCCGGCGGTCCGGCGCCGGCGGGCGCGGCTCTCGGTGGCGCGGTGGGCCAGGTCGGGGCGGTAGGCGGTGGGGCCGCCGTTGCGCATGACCTCGCGCGTGACGGTGGAGGTGGGGCGGTCGAGGCGCCTGGCGATCTCCGCATAGGCGAGCCCGTCGCCCAGTCCCAGCGCGATCTGCTGACGTTCCTGCTGGGTGAGCCTGCCTCCCGGCATCGCGATCTCCCTTCGTCCGTGCCGACATCGGGGCCAGCATAGCGTTCACCGTCTCACCATTGCAACGCCGTGGCATATGCCGTTGCATCAATCCAGCCGTCATTGCAATGAAATTACCACGTTGACCAGCACTGATGCCATTCCAGTGCAACGCACTTGTTGCCACACCCCGGAAAGCAACGTAGCTTTTCCCATGTCGGAAACGCCGACCACGACTCCACGGGAGAAGCCACACCATGCAGACCTTCGCCACCACCGCCCCGATCACCACCGTCGTCGACATCCCCGCCGGCCACCTCCGCTTCATCGCCGCCGACCGGGCCGACGCCACCGTCGACATCCGCCCCGCCCGCCCCGGCAAGAGCCGCGACGTCAAGGCCGCCGAGGACACCACCGTCACCTACGCCGACGGCGTCCTCACCATCACCGCCCCCGAGGCGAAGAACCAGCTCTTCGGCCCCTCCGGCGCCGTCGAGGTCACCGTCCAGCTCCCCGCCGGCTCCCGCGTCCAGGCCAGGGCCGCCGGCGCCGAACTCCGCGGCGTCGGACGCCTCGGCGACGTCAGCTACGAAAGCGCCCAGGGCCCGGTCAAGCTCGACGAGGCCGCCACCGTCCGCCTCGCCCTCCAGGACGGCGACATCACCATCGGCCGCCTCAACGGCCCCGCCGACCTCACCACCGCCCGCGGCGACCTCCGCATCACCGAGGCCACCACCGGCACCGTCGTCCTCGCCACCCAGTCCGGCTCCATCACCGTCGGCGCCGCCCGCGGCACCGCCGCCACCCTCGACGCCGGCACCTCCTACGGCCGCATCCACAACACCCTGCAGAACGCCAAGGGCACCGGCGCCGACCTCACCATCCGCGCCACCACGTCGTACGGCGACATCACCGCCCACGCCAACTGACCGCCCCCACCGCCTTCCAGAGAACGAGGAGCACACCCGTCATGACGCACCCCGCGATCGCGGCGAACGGTCTGCGCAAGTCGTACGGCGACAAGGTCGTCCTCGACGGAGTCGACCTGACCGTCCCCCAGGGCACGGTCTTCGCCCTGCTCGGTCCGAACGGCGCCGGCAAGACGACCGCCGTGAAGATCCTCTCCACACTCGTCTCCGCCGACTCCGGCCAGGCGTCCGTCGCCGGCCACGACCTGAGCCGCTCCCCGCAGGCCGTCCGAGCCGCCATCGGCGTCACCGGCCAGTTCTCCGCGGTCGACGGCCTGATCACCGGCGAGGAGAACATGCTCCTCATGGCCGACCTGCACCACCTGCCCAAGGCCGAGGGACGCAGGGTCACCGCCGAACTCCTCGCCCGCTTCGACCTCCTGGACGCCGCGAAGAAGCCCGCCTCCACCTACTCCGGCGGCATGAAACGCCGCCTCGACATCGCCATGACCCTCGTCGGCGACCCCAGGATCATCTTCCTCGACGAACCCACCACCGGCCTCGACCCCCGCTCCCGCCACACCATGTGGCAGATCATCCGCGCACTCGTCGCCGACGGCGTCACCGTCTTCCTCACCACCCAGTACCTCGAAGAAGCCGACCAACTCGCCGACCGCATCGCCGTCCTCAACGGCGGCCGCATCGTCGCCGAAGGCACCGCCGACCAGCTCAAACGCCAGATCCCCGGCGGCCACGTCCGCCTCCGCTTCACCGACCCCGACGCCTATCGCAGCGCCTCCGACGCGCTGCGCGAGGCGACGGGGGACGACGAGGCCCTGACCCTCCAGATCGCGAACGACGGCAGCCAGCGGGCGCTCCGGGCGCTCCTCGACCGGCTCGACACGGCCGGCATCGAGGCGGACGAACTCACCGTCCACACCCCGGACCTCGACGACGTCTTCTTCGCCCTCACCGCCACCACCGTCCCCGCCCAGCCGAAGGAGACCGCCCGATGAGCACCCTGTCCCTCGCCGTCCGCGACTCGTCCACGATGCTCCGCCGCAACCTCCTGCACGCCCGGCGCTACCCCTCCCTCACCCTGAACCTGCTGCTCACGCCCGTGATGCTGCTCCTGCTCTTCGTGTACATCTTCGGCGACGTGATGAGCGCCGGCATGGGCGGCGCGGACCGCGCCGCGTACGTCGCCTACCTGGTGCCGGGCCTGCTGCTCATGACGATCGGCTCCACCGTGATCGGCACGGCGGTCTCCGTCTCGAACGACATGAGCGAGGGCATCATCGCCCGCTTCCGCACCATGGCGATCCACCGCCCGTCGGTCCTCGTCGGACACGTCGTCGGCAGCGTCCTCCAGTCGGTGGCGAGCGTGGTCCTCGTCGGCGCGGTGGGCGTGGCGATCGGCTTCCGCTCGACGGACGCCACGGCCCTGGAGTGGCTGGCCGCCTTCGGCCTGCTGGTGCTGTTCGCCACGGCGCTCACCTGGATCGCGGTCGGCATGGGCCTGGTCTCCCCCAACGCGGAGGCCGCGTCCAACAACGCCCTGCCGCTGATCTTCCTGCCGCTGATCTCCAGCACCTTCGTCCCGGTCGCGCAGATGCCGGGCTGGTTCCAGCCGATCGCCGAGTACCAGCCCTTCACCCCCGCCATCGAGACCCTCCGCGGCCTCCTCCTCGGCACCGAGATCGGCCACAACGGCTGGATCGCGATCGCCTGGTGCGCCGGCCTGGCCGTCCTCGGCTACGTCTGGTCGACGAGGACCTTCGCCAAGGACCCGAAGTAACCGCCGTGCCGGCCACCCCCGGCACCCGCGTCCCCCCTCCCGGGGCGGCCTGTTCCGGCACCACGCCGGAGCACGCCGCCCCGTCGGCGTCTCAGCGGGACGCTCCGGCGGCGTCCGGCCCGAACCGCCGCCGGTACGCGGACGGCGACAGGCCCGTCTCCCGGCGCACCAGCGCCCGCAGGTTCGCCGCCGTGCCGAGTCCGGTACGCCGGGCCACCACGTCCAGGCGTGCCTCGCCGCGCTCCAGGAGCCGCCGGGCCAGCGTCACCCGCTCCCCCGTCAGCCAGGCGAGCGGGGTCGTCCCCAGCTCCGCCCGGAACCGCCGGTGCAGCGTCGCCGGGCTCACGGCGGCGCGGGCCGCCAGGTCGGTCACGGTCAGCGGGCGGTCGAGGCGTTCCTGCGCCCAGGCGAGCAGGGGCGCCAGGGACTCGTCGGGGACCGGCGGGACCGGCCGCTCGATGAACTGCCGTTGTCCGCCGTCGCGGTGGGCGGCGAAGACGAGCCGCCGGCTGACGGCGGTGGCGATCTCGGCGCCGTGGTCGCGCCGGACCACGTACAGCCCGAGGTCCAGGGCGGCCGCGCTCCCCGCCGCCGTGAGGATGTCGCCGTCGTCGACGAAGAGGACGTCCTCCTCGAACCGTACGGCCGGGAAGCGCGCGCGGAAGGCGTCCGCCCACTGCCAGTGCGCGGTGGCCCGCCGCCCGTCCAGCACCCCCGCCTCGGCCAGCGTGAACGCCCCGCTGCAGAAGCCGATCAGCCGCGCCCCGCGCGCGTGCGCCCGCCGGATCGCGTCGAGGACGGCGGGCCGGCGCGGCACGGCGATGTCGGGCCGGTTGGGCACGATGACGGTGTCGGCCGTGTCGGCGGCGTCGAGCCCCCGGACCCCGGACAGCGTGAAGAAGCCGTCCCGCATGACCGTCTCCGGCTCCGGCGAGCAGAGCCGGAAGTCGTAGAGCAGCTCGCGCCCCTCCCCCAGCTCGGGCCGCCGCAGTCCGAAGACCTCGCTGGCACAGCCGAGCTCGAACGGGTTGGAGTTGGCGTCGACGATCACGACGACCCGGTGGAGCGACCGCCGCCGGGCGGCCTGCGAGGATTCTTGCGCCATATGCGATTCCTAGCACTCACCCCGCGCCGCCCGCCACGGCGAGGATCGCCCCATGAGCAACGAACCCCTCTCCCTCTCCGCCGCCCTCGCCTCGTTCGACGCGCTGTGGAGCCCCAGGATCGTGACCCGCGTCAACGACTACGACGTGCGTGTCGCCAAGGTCGCCGGCGAGCACCTGTGGCACGCGCACGACGACACCGACGAGTTCTTCCTCGTCCTCGACGGCGAGCTGCACATCTCCCTGCGCGAACCGGCCGGCGAGCGCACGGTCCGCCTCCCGACGGGCTCGGTCTTCACCGTCCCCCGGGGCACCGAGCACAAGCCGTACGCCCCCGCCGGCGCGTCCCTCCTCCTCTTCGAGCCCACCGGCACCTCCACGGTCGGCGACCGCCACGACGAGGTCCCGTCCCACGTGGACGCGACGACGGGCCACGCGCTGCAACTGTGATCATGGGCCGCATGACCCGCACCCTGTCGACGCCGCCCGTCATCGAGGCCGGCGCGCTGTCCGTCCGCCCCCAGCCCGTCCTCCCCGCCGCCGGAGGGCTGCTGCTGCGCCCCTGGGCGGAGCCCGACGCCCCCGTCTTCCTCTCCGCGTACGCGGACGAGGCCCTGCGGCGCTGGCACACCCGCCGCCCCACCTCCGAGGAGCAGATCGTCGGCTGGTTCGACGGCTACCGCGAGGACTGGGCGCGGGAGAAGGGCGCCCACTGGGCGGTCACCGGCGCGACCGGGGAGGTCCTCGGCCGGATAGCCCTGCGCGGCTTCGACTTCGACGACGGCGTCGCCTGGGCCGGCTACTGGGTGCTGCCGGCCGCCCGGGGCGCCGGGGTGGCCACCCGCGCCCTGACGGCGGTCGCCGCCTGGGCGCTGGACGAGGCGGGCTTCCACCGCGTGGAGCTGGAGCACTCGGTCCACAACGCGGCCTCCTGCGGCGTCGCCGGGAAGGCCGGCTTCGCCCTGGAGGGCACCAAGCGCAGGGCCGCCGTCCACGACGACGGCCCCCACGACATGCACCTGCACGCGCGCGTGCGGGGCGACTGAGCCTCAGCCCTCCGCGCCGCCTCGGATCCGCAGCGGGCCGCTCTCCTCGCGTTGTCAGTGGGCCCTGTCACGATGGCGATCAGACCGGACAACGATCGTGAAAGGGCGTGCGCGCCATGGGGACCTGGGACATCGGACCGTTCGACAACGACACCGCCGCCGACTTCTCGTACCGGGTGGACGAGGCCGCCGACGGGAAGAAGGCGGACGTGCTGCTCGCGGCGTTCCGGGAGGTGACCGGGGCCGGGGAGGAGTATCTGGACGCGGACTTCGGCGCGGAGGCGATCGCGGCCGCCGCGCTGGTGGCGGCGCAGTGCCCGGGCGGAGAGGCGGTGACCTCCTACGGGCCGAAGAAGCCGCTGGGTGACCTGCCGGTGGAGCTGCGGGCGGAGGCCGTCGCCGCGCTCGACCGGGTGCTCGCCGAGCCGTCCGAACTCCTGGAGCTGTGGGAGGAGTCGGACGGTGAGGAGTGGAAGGCGGGGGTGCTGAAGCTGCGGGGGGTGCTGACGGGGGCCTGAGCCGCCGCCAGGTGTACGGACCGCAGCATGGTTGATGCGGGTGATGGAGGGAGCTGCTCCCGGTATCAGGTTCGGGAGCAGCTCCATGTGCGTCAGCTTGCCCAGGCGGCTTCGCCTCGCAGGAGACGGTGGTCCGACATGCCCGGCGTACACGCGGCGGAATCGCCGTAGACCGAGGTGAACTTCGGGCTCACGAAGATGAAGTCGAGCTTGATGGGAACGAAGGCGCTGTTCCCGGTACTGCACGTGTCTGCGGTCGCCTCACCGCTACGGCACACGGACATGCCGGCACAGACAGGCTGGTCCGCGGCGTTGTTCTTGATGAAGTAGTTGGTGTCCGTCTCGTCCACCTCCTGGAAGATGCCGGTGCCACCCTGGTGGCCGGTGTGGTAGAGCGGAGACAAGTTGGGGGTGTACTTCGTGGCGCTCTCGTCAGCGGCCTGGCTGACAGGGGGGTTGAAGTCCCCGCCGAGAATGATCGGCTCGCCGGCGGCCGCGTACTCGTCCATCTTGTAGTCGACGGCTTCGACCTGAGTGCGGGGATTGCTGTAAGACCACTTCCCACCCATGAAGGAGGCGGTCTTGAAGTCGATGTGCGTGTTGCACACGCGGGTCATGCGCCCCTTGACCGGTGCGAGGCCGCACAGCAGGGCCCGCTCTTCACCAGCGGCGGGGTTCGGCAGCCAGTGCACCTGACGGTCGGTGATGGTCGGCTCGCTGCCCTTGACGAGGATCACCAGGCCGAACAGGTTCTCGGTCTCACTGGAGCCCGCCCACGTGCCCCACTTGTGATTGTCCTGGTTGCCGCAGCCTTCGTACGTCCTCGTCGCATGCCAGATGGAGTCGTACTGGTCACCCCCGACCCGGCTCTGGAGGGCGTTGCGGAGATGGATCCACTGCCCGTAGCAGACCTCCTGGAGCATGACGACGTCAGCGTCCCAGTTGTCGATGGCGCTGATCATCGTGTCACGCCACGTGGTCACGTTGCCCTGGTAGACCGGGCACTTCCCACCACAGACGTTGTAGGAGAGAAAGCGAGGATTGGCCGGGTTCGGCGTCACCTCGGCGGAGAGGGTGGTGGGGAGGCCGGTGGCACTGGCCTGGGCCGAGTTGACGGCGGAGGGTATCCCCAGCATGAAGATCAGAGCCAGGAATACCCGAAATATTGTGCGCACGTTCACGCGCCTTTCACTTGGGAACGGCGCATCCTCACGCTGGAATGATCTTGAAATCAACCATCCTCTCGAACTTGTGTCTTAACGCACACTCGTTCGATGTATTTTTTGACGAATGGTCATGAGACGTCCTGACGTGGGTTTTCGCGTGCGGACACCGCCTGGCGGCGGCGACCCGACGCCACGGTGGCTCGCGATCGTCCCCATGGACTTCCGCGCGGGTTGTTGGATCTTCGGGCGGTGGTACGGCTCCGGGCGCGGCCCGGCGCGATCATGGCGGGATGAACGCCGCAGCCTCTTCCGGTTCCCCGCTTCCGCTCGGCCTGGCGTGGGTGACCGCGCCCGCTGCCTGGTCCCTCGACGGTGACGTCCTGGCCGTCACCGCCGCAGCCCGCACCGACCTGTTCACCGATCCGCTGGACGGCACCCGGCGGAACGACGCCGCGCTCGCGCTGACCGCGCCGCCGGACGGCGAATGGCAGCTCGCCGCGCGGGTACGGGTCGGGTTCGCCGGCGCGTGGGACGCCGGGGCGCTCGTCGTCCTCGCCGACGACGAGCACTGGGCCAAGCTCACCTTCGAGCAGGCCCCCGACGGGACGGCCGGGGTCTTCTCCGTCGTCACCCGGGGGCGGTCGGACGACGCCGTCGCCGCACCGGTGACCGTGGACGCGCTGTGGCTGCGGATCAGCCGGACCGGCGACCGCTACGCCTTCCACTCGTCCGAGGAGGGCGAACAGTGGCGGCTGGTACGCCAGTTCGCGCTCGGCGCGGACGGGCCGGTGCGGGTCGGAGTCGTCGCGCAGTCGCCCGTCGGGGAGGGCTGCCGGGCCGAGTTCGACGGCCTCCGGCTCACCCCGACGCCCCTGGCCCACCTGTTCGACGGACGGTGAGAGCCCGGCGGGCGTACGCTCCCGCCATGACGGGCATCGAGGTGTGGCGCGCGGAGGCCGTCGGGCATCGGCAGGCCGAGGGTTCGCCGCCGTACGAGTGGGTCCGCCGCCGGGGTGAACCGCTCGCTCGCCGCGGGGAGTTCGCCGTCCACGGCGCCGACGGCGAGATCCGGGCGACCGGCACCGAAGGCCGTACCCTCTGGACCCGCACGTTCGCCGGCCGCCCCAACGCGGCCCATGTCTCCGGCGATCGGGTCCTCGTGACGACGGACTCCCTGGAGTACACCCCGTGGGGCTTCCTCGGCCCCGCCTACCTCCTCGACCTGGCCGACGGCCGCCTCGTCGCCGAACTGCGCGGCGAACGCGGCGCGGCCCTCGGCGACGGCCGCTTCCTGCTGGGCCTGGAGGGCTACGGCATCTTCGAGACCCGCGCCTACGACCGCGACGGCGCCGAGACGGACCGCTGGCCGTCCTACGGCCACTACGTCGTCGGCAGCGGCGTCCGCGTCGTGGAGGCGGACCGGCGCATCCCCACCCGGGGCCGCGTCGTACGGCTCCGGCCCGGCGGCACCGTCGTCCCCGGCCCCCGCCTCAACGACCCGCAGCCGCCCCGACCGGTCGTCCTGCCGGACGGGACCCTCCTCGTCCTGGACGGCGGGGCGATCCGCGCGTTCGGCCGGGACCTCGGTACGACCGTCCTCGCCGAGCTGAAGCCGCTCACGGACACCCGCACGATTCGGTCCCTGCGATGGGACGGCGCCGCACTCACCGCGACCGTCGCGGAACCGCACCCGGCCGACCCGGCCCGGTACACGGTCGACACCTGGACCTTCCGCCTCTCCGCTACCGGCGACGGCGACTCCCGACCGCCAGCACCACGGACGTGACGGTCGATCCGACGGCGGTCACCGCCAGGACGAGCAGCCCCGGGTTCACCCACGCCGGGACGATCTCCTCCCCCGCGCACACCAGGCTCACCGGCAGCGCGCTGCTGGAGTCCGGACTGGCCATGTGGCCCGCGTTGAACCAGCAGGCGTCCTCGGGCTGAAGGAAGGGCATGTACGAGAGCCCGTACACGTGCAGCGCCCCGCCGAGGAGGTAGGCCAGGGCGGCGATCCAGGCGGCCTTCTTGGCGGGTGTACGGCGGGGGCGGGGCGGGGGCGGCAGGCCGGCGTTCTCGCGGCGGGCGCGGACCAGCCCCACGCAGGTGATCCCCGCCCACGTCGGAAGGACGACGGCGAGGATCACCATGCCGATGAGGGTCGCCACCGGTCAGCGGCCGATGCGCCCCTCGGCGGCGGCGCTCACGAACGCCGCGAAGGCGGCGGGCGACGCGAGGAAGGCGGGGCCTTCGGGGTTCTTGGAGTCGCGGACGGCGATGTGGGCGGAGAGGTCGGCGACCTCGATGCACTGCCCGCCGGTGTCGGAGCTGTACGAAGACTTACGCCAGCTCGCTCCCGCCAGGCTCCAGTTGGTCTCCATAGTGCTCCTCTATAACGCGGGTGATCAGCGCGGACGAGTCTTCCACCGAGAGAGCGGCCGCTCGCAGGTGATCGTAACGGAGGGACCCTTGCTTGAACGCGGCTGAATCCACGGTCATATGGCCTTGAACGAAGTCCTCCGTGTAGACGAGGTCAGGGTCGTCAGAAAATCGGAGGAGGTTGAAGGAGCCCGGCTGACCCGCGTGCGCCCCGACCTCGAACGGCAGGATCTGGATCTTCACCCACTCACGTTCCTGCATCTCCAACAGATGGGTGAGTTGCTTTCGCATTACCTGCCGCCCACCGGTCTCCTGACGCAACACGGCCTCGCTCATGACCACCCAGAGCAGCGGGGGGTGCTCGCGCTCCAGGATCCGCTGGCGCTCGATACGGGCGGCGACCAGTCCGTCGAGGTCACTCTCGAACCTCACGCTCAAGATCGCCCGGGCGTACTCCTCCGTCTGAAGCAGACCATCGACCACCTGC
The Streptomyces roseofulvus genome window above contains:
- a CDS encoding acyl-CoA dehydrogenase, whose translation is MGIAITHEQRDLARSVRAWLTRAAPPEELRRWLDAPEPPAGRPGHWDAAAAQGLLGIHVPEEYGGGGGGLDDLAVVVEETARALLPGPYLSSVLATELLHRAGEFGGLVADLAEGRRIGAVALGGTGTLTAVRTGTGYVLDGTAPPVLGATHADLLLLQAATADGTVWLAVDTHPSGGPGPTVRPHASADPTRPTAEVTAAALPVPADRTLGLDTGLAHDLAAVLFAADACGTAARAVETAAEHARTREQFGRPIGRFQGVKHLCADMLVRLEQARALAWDAARAVHDPARPLVAALAAATALDAAYGCAKDCIQILGGIGFTWEHDAHILLRRALVARQLLGTGDRFRLDALRHAATGLRRGLRLDLPPAAEPYRAAARAALAPAAGLDPAAARRALAPTGYAAPHLPEPYGLGAGPLQQLAVQRELDEAGITVAGLGIATWVVPSLLAHGTPEQQERHLGPTLRGEQRWCQLFSEPEAGSDLASLRTRAERTEDGRWRITGQKVWTSAAQGADHGILLARTDPDAPKHRGLTYFLVDMKNTPGIDIRPLKEITGDSLFNEVWFDGAVLPADAVVGEVNDGWRVARTTLGNERVHMADQVVFDTGLEALIKASAEADGSVRARTGALLAEAHALACIGLRTTLLQVSGLEPGAGASVRKLVQTLHQQKTAELALELLGPDGAVCEGPGAAAVHGLLMSRCLTIAGGTTQVQLNVVAERLLGLPRD
- a CDS encoding GbsR/MarR family transcriptional regulator, which gives rise to MPGGRLTQQERQQIALGLGDGLAYAEIARRLDRPTSTVTREVMRNGGPTAYRPDLAHRATESRARRRRTAGGDARPVARGDGRDATAVRDYEEAFATVFMQSGLPRMTARVLAALYATDAGSLTAGELGERLQVSAGSISKAVAFLESQSLIRRERDDRRRERYIVDDELWYQSMIAAAKANEQMVEIARQGVAVLGPGTPAAARLENVARFMDFVSEGIVRAAEQAREILLTKPAEPEPESPGSDAD
- a CDS encoding DUF4097 family beta strand repeat-containing protein → MQTFATTAPITTVVDIPAGHLRFIAADRADATVDIRPARPGKSRDVKAAEDTTVTYADGVLTITAPEAKNQLFGPSGAVEVTVQLPAGSRVQARAAGAELRGVGRLGDVSYESAQGPVKLDEAATVRLALQDGDITIGRLNGPADLTTARGDLRITEATTGTVVLATQSGSITVGAARGTAATLDAGTSYGRIHNTLQNAKGTGADLTIRATTSYGDITAHAN
- a CDS encoding ATP-binding cassette domain-containing protein, which produces MTHPAIAANGLRKSYGDKVVLDGVDLTVPQGTVFALLGPNGAGKTTAVKILSTLVSADSGQASVAGHDLSRSPQAVRAAIGVTGQFSAVDGLITGEENMLLMADLHHLPKAEGRRVTAELLARFDLLDAAKKPASTYSGGMKRRLDIAMTLVGDPRIIFLDEPTTGLDPRSRHTMWQIIRALVADGVTVFLTTQYLEEADQLADRIAVLNGGRIVAEGTADQLKRQIPGGHVRLRFTDPDAYRSASDALREATGDDEALTLQIANDGSQRALRALLDRLDTAGIEADELTVHTPDLDDVFFALTATTVPAQPKETAR
- a CDS encoding ABC transporter permease, encoding MSTLSLAVRDSSTMLRRNLLHARRYPSLTLNLLLTPVMLLLLFVYIFGDVMSAGMGGADRAAYVAYLVPGLLLMTIGSTVIGTAVSVSNDMSEGIIARFRTMAIHRPSVLVGHVVGSVLQSVASVVLVGAVGVAIGFRSTDATALEWLAAFGLLVLFATALTWIAVGMGLVSPNAEAASNNALPLIFLPLISSTFVPVAQMPGWFQPIAEYQPFTPAIETLRGLLLGTEIGHNGWIAIAWCAGLAVLGYVWSTRTFAKDPK
- a CDS encoding GlxA family transcriptional regulator → MAQESSQAARRRSLHRVVVIVDANSNPFELGCASEVFGLRRPELGEGRELLYDFRLCSPEPETVMRDGFFTLSGVRGLDAADTADTVIVPNRPDIAVPRRPAVLDAIRRAHARGARLIGFCSGAFTLAEAGVLDGRRATAHWQWADAFRARFPAVRFEEDVLFVDDGDILTAAGSAAALDLGLYVVRRDHGAEIATAVSRRLVFAAHRDGGQRQFIERPVPPVPDESLAPLLAWAQERLDRPLTVTDLAARAAVSPATLHRRFRAELGTTPLAWLTGERVTLARRLLERGEARLDVVARRTGLGTAANLRALVRRETGLSPSAYRRRFGPDAAGASR
- a CDS encoding cupin domain-containing protein, which produces MSNEPLSLSAALASFDALWSPRIVTRVNDYDVRVAKVAGEHLWHAHDDTDEFFLVLDGELHISLREPAGERTVRLPTGSVFTVPRGTEHKPYAPAGASLLLFEPTGTSTVGDRHDEVPSHVDATTGHALQL
- a CDS encoding GNAT family N-acetyltransferase — encoded protein: MTRTLSTPPVIEAGALSVRPQPVLPAAGGLLLRPWAEPDAPVFLSAYADEALRRWHTRRPTSEEQIVGWFDGYREDWAREKGAHWAVTGATGEVLGRIALRGFDFDDGVAWAGYWVLPAARGAGVATRALTAVAAWALDEAGFHRVELEHSVHNAASCGVAGKAGFALEGTKRRAAVHDDGPHDMHLHARVRGD
- a CDS encoding DUF4259 domain-containing protein; this translates as MGTWDIGPFDNDTAADFSYRVDEAADGKKADVLLAAFREVTGAGEEYLDADFGAEAIAAAALVAAQCPGGEAVTSYGPKKPLGDLPVELRAEAVAALDRVLAEPSELLELWEESDGEEWKAGVLKLRGVLTGA
- a CDS encoding endonuclease/exonuclease/phosphatase family protein; the encoded protein is MNVRTIFRVFLALIFMLGIPSAVNSAQASATGLPTTLSAEVTPNPANPRFLSYNVCGGKCPVYQGNVTTWRDTMISAIDNWDADVVMLQEVCYGQWIHLRNALQSRVGGDQYDSIWHATRTYEGCGNQDNHKWGTWAGSSETENLFGLVILVKGSEPTITDRQVHWLPNPAAGEERALLCGLAPVKGRMTRVCNTHIDFKTASFMGGKWSYSNPRTQVEAVDYKMDEYAAAGEPIILGGDFNPPVSQAADESATKYTPNLSPLYHTGHQGGTGIFQEVDETDTNYFIKNNAADQPVCAGMSVCRSGEATADTCSTGNSAFVPIKLDFIFVSPKFTSVYGDSAACTPGMSDHRLLRGEAAWAS
- a CDS encoding DUF1349 domain-containing protein, which gives rise to MNAAASSGSPLPLGLAWVTAPAAWSLDGDVLAVTAAARTDLFTDPLDGTRRNDAALALTAPPDGEWQLAARVRVGFAGAWDAGALVVLADDEHWAKLTFEQAPDGTAGVFSVVTRGRSDDAVAAPVTVDALWLRISRTGDRYAFHSSEEGEQWRLVRQFALGADGPVRVGVVAQSPVGEGCRAEFDGLRLTPTPLAHLFDGR
- a CDS encoding DUF397 domain-containing protein: METNWSLAGASWRKSSYSSDTGGQCIEVADLSAHIAVRDSKNPEGPAFLASPAAFAAFVSAAAEGRIGR
- a CDS encoding helix-turn-helix transcriptional regulator → MVNIRSLDPSASPLDYYGYELRRLREGAGLSQSKLGGILFCTGSLIGQIETARKVPTREFSERLDAALMTGGFFTRLVGLVLKSQLPAWFRPYAEMEAKATYLCSFQAQVVDGLLQTEEYARAILSVRFESDLDGLVAARIERQRILEREHPPLLWVVMSEAVLRQETGGRQVMRKQLTHLLEMQEREWVKIQILPFEVGAHAGQPGSFNLLRFSDDPDLVYTEDFVQGHMTVDSAAFKQGSLRYDHLRAAALSVEDSSALITRVIEEHYGDQLEPGGSELA